One genomic region from Electrophorus electricus isolate fEleEle1 chromosome 23, fEleEle1.pri, whole genome shotgun sequence encodes:
- the mfsd14bb gene encoding hippocampus abundant transcript 1 protein isoform X1, whose product MLQDGFLHKVHVAQCEMNQGTNGNMLIKTCSNGRAKVTHAVVVIFLEFFAWGLLTAPMLTVLHETFPHHTFLVNGLIQGVKGLLSFLSAPLIGALSDVWGRKSFLLLTVFFTCAPIPLMRISPWWYFALISVSGLFSVTFSVIFAYVADITEERERSTAYGLVSATFAASLVTSPAIGAYLSATYGDSLVVLVATIIAVADILFILLIVPESLPDKMRLSSWGFPISWEQADPFASLKKVGKDTTVLLICVTVFLSYLPEAGQYSSFFLYLRQVIKFSSEAIAAFIAMVGILSIVAQTLLLSVLMRKIGNKNTVLLGLGFQLFQLAWYGFGSEPWMMWAAGTVAAMSSITFPAVSALVSHCTDHDQQGAVQGMVTGIRGLCNGLGPALFGFIFFLFNVELIDLNPVENGAASAVMDEKSVIPGPPFLFGACTVLLALLVAYFIPEHDSLAAKTCSAQAITVPDNGTQLNSSAPGSDEDNEPLLQDSSM is encoded by the exons TGCAGTAATGGTCGTGCAAAAGTGACCCATGCAGTCGTGGTCATTTTCTTGGAATTCTTTGCCTGGGGCCTTCTTACAGCACCAATGCTTACT GTGCTACATGAAACATTTCCACACCATACATTTCTTGTGAATGGGCTTATTCAAGGAGTTAAG GGTTTGCTGTCATTTCTGAGTGCCCCTCTTATTGGTGCTTTGTCAGATGTTTGGGGCAGAAAGTCCTTCCTACTGCTGACGGTGTTCTTCACCTGTGCGCCCATCCCCCTGATGAGGATAAGTCCATG GTGGTATTTTGCCCTTATTTCAGTATCTGGACTCTTCTCGGTTACATTCTCTGTCATATTTGCATATGTAGCGGACATTACAGAAGAGCGTGAAAGAAGCACAGCCTATGGATTG GTATCAGCAACTTTTGCTGCAAGTTTGGTTACAAGTCCTGCCATTGGAGCTTATCTCTCTGCCACGTACGGAGACAGTCTGGTGGTATTGGTAGCCACCATCATCGCTGTAGCTGATATTCTTTTTATACTCCTGATTGTGCCAGAGTCTCTCCCAGACAAAATGAGACTGTCGTCATGGGGGTTTCCCATTTCTTGGGAGCAAGCTGACCCCTTTGCC TCTCTGAAGAAAGTGGGTAAAGACACCACAGTGCTTCTGATatgtgtcacagtgtttctgtcaTACCTACCAGAGGCTGGACAATACTCCAGCTTTTTCCTGTACCTAAGACAG GTTATTAAGTTCTCATCAGAAGCAATTGCAGCATTTATAGCGATGGTTGGAATACTGTCCATTGTTGCACAG ACCTTACTCCTAAGTGTACTAATGAGGAAGATTGGAAATAAGAATACCGTATTATTGGGACTTGGCTTTCAGCTGTTCCAGCTGGCCTGGTATGGCTTCGGGTCAGAGCCATG GATGATGTGGGCAGCCGGCACAGTGGCTGCCATGTCCAGTATCACCTTCCCAGCAGTGAGTGCCCTGGTGTCACACTGCACAGATCATGACCAGCAAG GTGCAGTGCAAGGAATGGTAACAGGCATTAGAGGTCTGTGCAATGGGCTTGGACCAGCTCTTTTTGGATTTATATTCTTTCTCTTCAATGTCGAACTGATCGACTTGAACCCAGTGGAAAATGGCGCAGCATCAGCTGTCATGGATGAG AAGTCAGTAATCCCGGGCCCTCCCTTTCTGTTTGGAGCCTGTACCGTTCTTTTGGCTCTGTTGGTAGCCTACTTCATCCCAGAACACGACAGCCTGGCTGCAAAAACCTGCAGTGCGCAGGCCATAACGGTACCAGACAATGGAACCCAGTTGAATAGTTCCGCTCCTGGCAGCGATGAGGACAATGAGCCCTTACTGCAGGACAGCAGCATGTAG
- the lrrc2 gene encoding leucine-rich repeat-containing protein 2, whose translation MRPGTDIPVFDLSLLRELWEGRVRKHKQRQKREQERITKSALAKINEQWQYRIKCRKLKSKEVTALQCYLERSALAEMDILPIVDTNLDSEDKKFIFELCGDKWRKLPEDLQDMTYLREWHIYGTKIQKLPTYIEEFVDLCVLDIPKNGLTVLPAEIGKLANLKKLNVNYNKLSRIPPELGECENLEKLEMAANFDLSELPFELSNLKKITHLDVAENKLGSIPICVLRMISLQWLDISNNRLLDLPEDIDRLEKLQTLFLHKNKLKYLPMSMMNIVTLKMLVVSGDDLTCIPSRISDDPKIKFIKLFDNPVTMNDSEDKDESIQQDEHEKEFMQTYIETLKDRDTAPTYTTKVSFSCLL comes from the exons ATGAGGCCTGGTACTGACATTCCCGTGTTTGACCTCTCACTGTTACGAGAGCTGTGGGAAGGTCGGGTGAGGAAGCACAAGCAGCggcagaagagagagcaggaaagaatCACCAAAAGTGCTTTAGCCAA GATAAATGAACAATGGCAGTATCgcataaaatgcagaaaactgAAGAGCAAAGAAGTCACTGCACTCCAGTGCTATTTGGAGAGATCAGCCTTAGCAGAAATGGACATTCTTCCCATAGTTGACACAA acCTTGACAGTGAAGacaaaaaattcatttttgagCTGTGTGGAGATAAATGGAGG AAACTACCAGAAGATCTTCAGGATATGACTTATCTTCGAGAATGGCATATTTATGgaacaaaaatccaaaaactTCCTACCTACATTGAAGAgtttgtggatttgtgtgtcCTGGATATACCTAAAAATGGACTCACAGTGCTTCCAGCTGAGATAG GAAAACTAGCTAACCTGAAGAAACTGAATGTAAATTATAATAAGCTATCAAGAATTCCCCCTGAACTTGGGGAATGTGAAAATTTGGAGAAACTGGAAATGGCAGCAAATTTCGATCTCAGTGAACTGCCCTTTGAG TTGAGCAAcctaaaaaaaattacacatctAGATGTAGCGGAAAACAAATTAGGCAGCATTCCAATCTGTGTACTTCGAATGATAAGCCTTCAGTGGTTGGACATCAGTAATAACAGACTGCTGGATTTGCCAGAGGATATTGACCG attGGAAAAGTTACAGACTCTGTTCCTACACAAGAACAAACTGAAGTACTTACCAATGTCGATGATGAATATCGTTACACTCAAGATGCTTGTTGTCAGTGGAGATGATCTAACCTGTATTCCTTCCAGAATCAGCGACGATCCTAAAATCAA ATTTATCAAATTATTTGATAATCCAGTAACCATGAATGACTCTGAGGACAAAGATGAAAGTATTCAGCAGGATGAACATGAGAAGGAGTTTATGCAAACCTATATCGAGACACTCAAAGACAGAG atacaGCACCAACATACACTACCAAAGTGTCCTTCAGTTGCCTTCTTTAA
- the mfsd14bb gene encoding hippocampus abundant transcript 1 protein isoform X3, with the protein MLQDGFLHKVHVAQCEMNQGTNGNMLIKTVLHETFPHHTFLVNGLIQGVKGLLSFLSAPLIGALSDVWGRKSFLLLTVFFTCAPIPLMRISPWWYFALISVSGLFSVTFSVIFAYVADITEERERSTAYGLVSATFAASLVTSPAIGAYLSATYGDSLVVLVATIIAVADILFILLIVPESLPDKMRLSSWGFPISWEQADPFASLKKVGKDTTVLLICVTVFLSYLPEAGQYSSFFLYLRQVIKFSSEAIAAFIAMVGILSIVAQTLLLSVLMRKIGNKNTVLLGLGFQLFQLAWYGFGSEPWMMWAAGTVAAMSSITFPAVSALVSHCTDHDQQGAVQGMVTGIRGLCNGLGPALFGFIFFLFNVELIDLNPVENGAASAVMDEKSVIPGPPFLFGACTVLLALLVAYFIPEHDSLAAKTCSAQAITVPDNGTQLNSSAPGSDEDNEPLLQDSSM; encoded by the exons GTGCTACATGAAACATTTCCACACCATACATTTCTTGTGAATGGGCTTATTCAAGGAGTTAAG GGTTTGCTGTCATTTCTGAGTGCCCCTCTTATTGGTGCTTTGTCAGATGTTTGGGGCAGAAAGTCCTTCCTACTGCTGACGGTGTTCTTCACCTGTGCGCCCATCCCCCTGATGAGGATAAGTCCATG GTGGTATTTTGCCCTTATTTCAGTATCTGGACTCTTCTCGGTTACATTCTCTGTCATATTTGCATATGTAGCGGACATTACAGAAGAGCGTGAAAGAAGCACAGCCTATGGATTG GTATCAGCAACTTTTGCTGCAAGTTTGGTTACAAGTCCTGCCATTGGAGCTTATCTCTCTGCCACGTACGGAGACAGTCTGGTGGTATTGGTAGCCACCATCATCGCTGTAGCTGATATTCTTTTTATACTCCTGATTGTGCCAGAGTCTCTCCCAGACAAAATGAGACTGTCGTCATGGGGGTTTCCCATTTCTTGGGAGCAAGCTGACCCCTTTGCC TCTCTGAAGAAAGTGGGTAAAGACACCACAGTGCTTCTGATatgtgtcacagtgtttctgtcaTACCTACCAGAGGCTGGACAATACTCCAGCTTTTTCCTGTACCTAAGACAG GTTATTAAGTTCTCATCAGAAGCAATTGCAGCATTTATAGCGATGGTTGGAATACTGTCCATTGTTGCACAG ACCTTACTCCTAAGTGTACTAATGAGGAAGATTGGAAATAAGAATACCGTATTATTGGGACTTGGCTTTCAGCTGTTCCAGCTGGCCTGGTATGGCTTCGGGTCAGAGCCATG GATGATGTGGGCAGCCGGCACAGTGGCTGCCATGTCCAGTATCACCTTCCCAGCAGTGAGTGCCCTGGTGTCACACTGCACAGATCATGACCAGCAAG GTGCAGTGCAAGGAATGGTAACAGGCATTAGAGGTCTGTGCAATGGGCTTGGACCAGCTCTTTTTGGATTTATATTCTTTCTCTTCAATGTCGAACTGATCGACTTGAACCCAGTGGAAAATGGCGCAGCATCAGCTGTCATGGATGAG AAGTCAGTAATCCCGGGCCCTCCCTTTCTGTTTGGAGCCTGTACCGTTCTTTTGGCTCTGTTGGTAGCCTACTTCATCCCAGAACACGACAGCCTGGCTGCAAAAACCTGCAGTGCGCAGGCCATAACGGTACCAGACAATGGAACCCAGTTGAATAGTTCCGCTCCTGGCAGCGATGAGGACAATGAGCCCTTACTGCAGGACAGCAGCATGTAG
- the mfsd14bb gene encoding hippocampus abundant transcript-like protein 1 isoform X2, whose protein sequence is MLQDGFLHKVHVAQCEMNQGTNGNMLIKTCSNGRAKVTHAVVVIFLEFFAWGLLTAPMLTVLHETFPHHTFLVNGLIQGVKGLLSFLSAPLIGALSDVWGRKSFLLLTVFFTCAPIPLMRISPWWYFALISVSGLFSVTFSVIFAYVADITEERERSTAYGLVSATFAASLVTSPAIGAYLSATYGDSLVVLVATIIAVADILFILLIVPESLPDKMRLSSWGFPISWEQADPFASLKKVGKDTTVLLICVTVFLSYLPEAGQYSSFFLYLRQVIKFSSEAIAAFIAMVGILSIVAQTLLLSVLMRKIGNKNTVLLGLGFQLFQLAWYGFGSEPWMMWAAGTVAAMSSITFPAVSALVSHCTDHDQQGAVQGMVTGIRGLCNGLGPALFGFIFFLFNVELIDLNPVENGAASAVMDESVIPGPPFLFGACTVLLALLVAYFIPEHDSLAAKTCSAQAITVPDNGTQLNSSAPGSDEDNEPLLQDSSM, encoded by the exons TGCAGTAATGGTCGTGCAAAAGTGACCCATGCAGTCGTGGTCATTTTCTTGGAATTCTTTGCCTGGGGCCTTCTTACAGCACCAATGCTTACT GTGCTACATGAAACATTTCCACACCATACATTTCTTGTGAATGGGCTTATTCAAGGAGTTAAG GGTTTGCTGTCATTTCTGAGTGCCCCTCTTATTGGTGCTTTGTCAGATGTTTGGGGCAGAAAGTCCTTCCTACTGCTGACGGTGTTCTTCACCTGTGCGCCCATCCCCCTGATGAGGATAAGTCCATG GTGGTATTTTGCCCTTATTTCAGTATCTGGACTCTTCTCGGTTACATTCTCTGTCATATTTGCATATGTAGCGGACATTACAGAAGAGCGTGAAAGAAGCACAGCCTATGGATTG GTATCAGCAACTTTTGCTGCAAGTTTGGTTACAAGTCCTGCCATTGGAGCTTATCTCTCTGCCACGTACGGAGACAGTCTGGTGGTATTGGTAGCCACCATCATCGCTGTAGCTGATATTCTTTTTATACTCCTGATTGTGCCAGAGTCTCTCCCAGACAAAATGAGACTGTCGTCATGGGGGTTTCCCATTTCTTGGGAGCAAGCTGACCCCTTTGCC TCTCTGAAGAAAGTGGGTAAAGACACCACAGTGCTTCTGATatgtgtcacagtgtttctgtcaTACCTACCAGAGGCTGGACAATACTCCAGCTTTTTCCTGTACCTAAGACAG GTTATTAAGTTCTCATCAGAAGCAATTGCAGCATTTATAGCGATGGTTGGAATACTGTCCATTGTTGCACAG ACCTTACTCCTAAGTGTACTAATGAGGAAGATTGGAAATAAGAATACCGTATTATTGGGACTTGGCTTTCAGCTGTTCCAGCTGGCCTGGTATGGCTTCGGGTCAGAGCCATG GATGATGTGGGCAGCCGGCACAGTGGCTGCCATGTCCAGTATCACCTTCCCAGCAGTGAGTGCCCTGGTGTCACACTGCACAGATCATGACCAGCAAG GTGCAGTGCAAGGAATGGTAACAGGCATTAGAGGTCTGTGCAATGGGCTTGGACCAGCTCTTTTTGGATTTATATTCTTTCTCTTCAATGTCGAACTGATCGACTTGAACCCAGTGGAAAATGGCGCAGCATCAGCTGTCATGGATGAG TCAGTAATCCCGGGCCCTCCCTTTCTGTTTGGAGCCTGTACCGTTCTTTTGGCTCTGTTGGTAGCCTACTTCATCCCAGAACACGACAGCCTGGCTGCAAAAACCTGCAGTGCGCAGGCCATAACGGTACCAGACAATGGAACCCAGTTGAATAGTTCCGCTCCTGGCAGCGATGAGGACAATGAGCCCTTACTGCAGGACAGCAGCATGTAG